Part of the bacterium genome, TCGATCACCGCGTAGAGGATGTCGCTGAAGATGTTGCCGAAGAGCCTCAGCAGCGAGCTGATCACGAGGATCCCCAGCACCACCGGGTAGTCGCGCCGGATGATGCTCGTGAAGCCGAGCAGGCCGAAGCCCTGGATGTTGAAGACCTTCTCGATCAGGTAGCTGCCCGCGAGCACCAGGCTGAGCAGGTGGCCCAGGCCCGTCGCGATCGGGATCAGGCTGTTGCGCAGCGCGTGCACGAAGACCACGCGCCGCTCGGAGAGGCCCTTCGCGAAGGCCGTGCGCACGTAGTCCTGGCCGAGGTTCTCCAGCAGCGAGTTCTTCATCACCACGGTGAGCGTGGCGAAGCTGCCCACCATGTAGGCCGTCACGGGCAGGATCGTGTGGTGGAGCTGGTCGAGGATCTTCGCCCAGAGGCTCAGTTGCTCCCAGCCCGCGCTCCTGAATTCCCCGAGCGGGAAGACGCTCCAGAAGCTCCCGCCGCCGAAGAGCACCAACAGCATCGCGCCCAGCGCCCAGCCCGGGATCGAGTAGCCGAGAAAGACCAGCGCGCTCGTCGCCATGTCGAAGCGGCTCGTGTGCCGGATCGCCTTGAAGACGCCCAGCGGCACGCAGACCAGGTAGCTCAGCATGAAGCCGATCAGCCCGAAGTAGATCGAGACCGGGAAGCGCTTGGCGATCACCTGCGATACCGGCTCGGCGTAGACGTAGCTGCGGCCCATGTCGCCGGTGAGCAGCCCGCTGAAGCGCGTCCAGGCGACGGTGATGCGCGGCTCCGGCTGCTTCGCCACGGAGTCGGGCGGCGCGACCTCGGTGATCTTCCAGCGCCGCGGCACCTCGCTCGTGTCCAGCGCGAGCCGCCAGCCCTCGCCCGCGGCGAAGTCGGCCTTCGCGCGCAGGCGGCCGGGGAGTTCGGTCCACACGCCCGGCGCGAGCGCCGTGGAGTCGACGCGGTTGCGCACGTAGACGCCCTTGAACTTGAGCCAGGCGACGATGACCGTCGAGTCGCTCGCCCCCGCTGCGGGCGGCAGCACCCCCGCGATCTCCCAGCGCTGGGAGAGCTCCGTCAGGTCCCACTCCAGGCGGTATTCGCTCGCGCCCTCGGCAATGGGTAACGCGCGCGCCTTGACGCCGCGCTCGACCTTGCTCCACTCGCCGGGCTTGAGCGTGACCGGGTCCATCTCGCGCGGCCAGAGGCCCAGCCAGCGCAGGTAGCGCACGGGCAGCGGCTTGTCGAAGCCGTAGAAGCGGCGCATCTCGGCGAGGGCGTCGGGAGGAATCTCGATGCCGCCGGTGGCGTCGCTCGTGCCGCCGGAGGTCTCCCCGGCCATCATCCCGGCCTGGAGCTTGAGCAGCTCCTGTTCGAGCGGCCCGCCCGGCACGAGCTGCATGATCGTGAACACCAGCAGCGTGATGCCGAGGAAGGTGGGCACGACGAGCAGGAAGCGACGGATGAAGTAGCCGGTCATGCCGCCTAGCCCTTCCCCAGCCGGCGCGGCCAGGTCCTGTCCTCGACCTCGCCCACGGGCAGGCGCCTCGCGGGATCGGCGATCGCCTCGCGCAGCGCCCGCTCGCGCGCCGGGTCGAGGTACCAGTAGGTCTGCACGGCGAGGTGGTCGCCCGTGCGGCCCAGGTAGCCCTCCGGGTAGCCGAACTTGTTCCAGAACACCAGGCGCTGGTAGGGCCCGTACCAGGCGAGCGCGTAGGGACAGATCTCCGAGAGCCGGCGGTCGATGCGCTGGATCAGGGCCTCGCGCCGCTCCTGGTCGTACTCGTGGTCGTAGACGAGGGCCAGCGAGTCGATCAGGGCGTCCTTGACACCGGTGATGTTGGTGGAGGGCGTCTGGTCGGCGACGCTCGAGTGGAAGCTGCTGTTCGGATT contains:
- a CDS encoding ABC transporter permease subunit encodes the protein MTGYFIRRFLLVVPTFLGITLLVFTIMQLVPGGPLEQELLKLQAGMMAGETSGGTSDATGGIEIPPDALAEMRRFYGFDKPLPVRYLRWLGLWPREMDPVTLKPGEWSKVERGVKARALPIAEGASEYRLEWDLTELSQRWEIAGVLPPAAGASDSTVIVAWLKFKGVYVRNRVDSTALAPGVWTELPGRLRAKADFAAGEGWRLALDTSEVPRRWKITEVAPPDSVAKQPEPRITVAWTRFSGLLTGDMGRSYVYAEPVSQVIAKRFPVSIYFGLIGFMLSYLVCVPLGVFKAIRHTSRFDMATSALVFLGYSIPGWALGAMLLVLFGGGSFWSVFPLGEFRSAGWEQLSLWAKILDQLHHTILPVTAYMVGSFATLTVVMKNSLLENLGQDYVRTAFAKGLSERRVVFVHALRNSLIPIATGLGHLLSLVLAGSYLIEKVFNIQGFGLLGFTSIIRRDYPVVLGILVISSLLRLFGNIFSDILYAVIDPRIRFK